One Fibrobacter sp. UWP2 genomic region harbors:
- a CDS encoding ATP-binding cassette domain-containing protein yields MEFKRFEALIEKFPQVQIFSTEGEDLDRVIMHFLNQRENVSVMSEAIQRKIQHALAPFWQQRFISLHDEEAPLVRNLLLNKKFFLQTDRYIDDVPFPLTDPAKLPRALEIADLSESILNRKLLSLSNGELRRVLLARIWMESPKWIYFNDLFGGLDPEYRVHLAERVAELAHDAHDGAGQVNLVVRLAREDELFPGIPAFVYANKTFMQYAGELPSEVAKPKFTKAELKDYEIVKLTRKCHPEQTKCVEGSQGSLDSSTSPNGGVYPEPVERAQNDTEDKVLFDLKNVNVRFGDTIVLKNLNWTVREGEHWAVMGENGAGKSTLLGLLTADHPQMYCNDITLLGERPGHGLNIWEHKAKLGYFSPELALQYREDLELLDVLCTGFTPNLCRAENITWEEKAKAREWLSYLGFDDPTVNVRKLSPIDKRLVLMARAAIRPPKVLLLDEPSQGLKGEYREKIFHLLDLLSKETTIILVSHYEEEWPPCITHLLRMPKFSLDSPSTAGV; encoded by the coding sequence ATGGAATTTAAAAGATTCGAGGCGTTGATTGAGAAGTTCCCGCAGGTGCAAATCTTTAGCACCGAGGGCGAGGACCTAGATCGCGTCATTATGCATTTTTTGAACCAGCGCGAAAACGTCTCCGTGATGTCGGAGGCAATCCAGCGTAAAATACAACACGCACTGGCCCCATTTTGGCAACAGCGTTTTATTAGCCTTCACGACGAAGAAGCCCCGCTGGTGCGGAACCTGCTTTTGAACAAGAAGTTCTTTTTGCAGACGGACCGCTACATTGACGATGTCCCGTTCCCGCTTACCGACCCGGCAAAACTCCCTCGGGCTCTGGAAATTGCCGACCTGAGCGAGAGCATTTTGAACCGCAAGCTTTTGAGCCTCTCGAATGGCGAGCTGCGCCGCGTGCTTTTGGCTCGCATATGGATGGAATCGCCCAAGTGGATTTACTTTAACGATTTGTTTGGCGGGCTCGACCCAGAATACCGCGTGCATTTGGCCGAGCGCGTGGCTGAACTTGCTCATGATGCCCATGACGGTGCAGGCCAGGTCAACCTGGTGGTGCGCCTTGCTCGCGAAGACGAACTGTTCCCAGGGATCCCTGCGTTTGTGTATGCGAACAAGACCTTCATGCAGTATGCGGGCGAGTTGCCTTCTGAAGTCGCAAAGCCTAAGTTTACGAAGGCGGAACTGAAGGACTACGAGATTGTGAAACTGACACGAAAGTGTCATCCTGAGCAAACGAAGTGCGTCGAAGGATCTCAAGGCTCGTTAGATTCTTCGACTTCGCCTAACGGCGGAGTTTACCCTGAGCCTGTCGAACGGGCTCAGAATGACACTGAGGACAAAGTTCTCTTCGACCTGAAAAACGTGAACGTGCGGTTCGGTGACACAATTGTGCTCAAGAACCTCAACTGGACGGTGCGCGAGGGCGAGCATTGGGCGGTGATGGGCGAAAACGGCGCCGGCAAAAGCACGCTCCTCGGCTTGCTTACCGCGGACCACCCGCAAATGTATTGCAACGACATCACCCTTTTGGGCGAGCGCCCGGGCCATGGTCTCAACATTTGGGAACACAAGGCAAAACTCGGTTACTTTTCCCCGGAACTCGCGCTGCAGTATCGCGAGGACCTCGAACTGCTCGACGTGCTTTGTACGGGGTTCACGCCCAACCTTTGCCGAGCCGAGAACATCACTTGGGAAGAGAAAGCGAAGGCCCGCGAGTGGCTCAGCTACTTGGGTTTTGATGACCCCACGGTGAACGTGCGCAAGCTCTCTCCCATCGACAAGCGCCTGGTGCTCATGGCGCGAGCCGCTATCCGCCCGCCCAAAGTGCTTTTGCTTGACGAACCTTCCCAGGGTCTCAAGGGCGAATACCGCGAAAAAATTTTCCACCTGTTGGACTTGCTCTCAAAAGAGACGACCATTATTTTGGTGAGCCACTACGAAGAGGAATGGCCTCCCTGCATTACGCACTTGCTGCGCATGCCCAAGTTTTCGCTCGACAGCCCATCTACGGCGGGCGTGTAG
- a CDS encoding tetratricopeptide repeat protein, which yields MMNKITLIFLTALALATSAFAASSCPGIEAGTKAYNESDFERAIDEWRTCVDNGMADADLYYNLGNAYFRNGNLGFSIFYYKQALRLRANDDDIQHNLKYAQAMTKDKVDEDEEENPILATLFNVHHALSLKAQLFVLLVIFWIIAFVFIARRLVAGERNKNICTGVVFALSIVFCVVGASAAYKVIVLETDITGVVTAKDADVTSAPSDKSQTLNTLSEGTSFEVLGIQGNFAEIRLGEKVKGFVKLSEVGIVK from the coding sequence ATGATGAATAAAATAACGTTGATTTTTTTGACTGCACTCGCCTTGGCCACAAGCGCCTTTGCCGCAAGCTCCTGCCCCGGGATCGAAGCGGGCACCAAGGCCTACAACGAGAGCGACTTTGAACGCGCCATTGACGAATGGCGCACCTGCGTTGACAACGGCATGGCCGATGCCGACCTTTACTACAACTTGGGCAACGCCTATTTCCGCAACGGGAACCTGGGCTTTTCCATCTTCTATTACAAGCAGGCTTTGCGCCTGCGCGCCAATGACGACGACATACAGCACAACCTCAAATATGCCCAGGCCATGACCAAAGACAAGGTGGACGAAGACGAAGAAGAGAACCCCATCCTCGCGACGCTCTTTAATGTCCATCACGCGCTTTCGCTCAAGGCCCAGCTTTTTGTGCTGCTCGTCATCTTTTGGATTATCGCGTTCGTGTTCATCGCCCGCCGCCTGGTGGCAGGAGAGCGCAACAAGAACATTTGCACGGGAGTCGTTTTTGCGCTCTCGATTGTATTCTGCGTCGTTGGAGCCAGCGCCGCCTACAAGGTGATTGTGCTGGAGACCGACATCACAGGCGTTGTCACCGCCAAAGACGCCGACGTGACCAGCGCCCCGAGCGACAAGTCCCAAACGCTCAACACGCTCTCCGAAGGCACGAGTTTCGAAGTCCTCGGCATCCAAGGCAACTTTGCCGAAATCCGCCTAGGCGAAAAAGTCAAGGGCTTTGTGAAACTCTCCGAAGTCGGAATCGTGAAGTAG
- a CDS encoding CofH family radical SAM protein, translating to MDSLLQKVVDGEARLTSAKALDLLKKAPWTEVAEAAHAMRQKRLPGGRVGYTAFRIVNYTNVCEVTCSFCSFCRPAKSADAYVLSLDEIRQKTIEAKAKGADQIFLQGGVNREIPLGYYTDVLKMLTQEMGVKVRGFSPVELVRIAEFNQMPLEQLLDLFKGAGLSSVPGAGAEILSDRMREFLSPQKLSAKEWCAAMAACHKKGLPGSANIVFGSIETPEEIVEHLEYVRSTQDIAGGFKSFVVWTFQPQTNKFPIRHVRGDEYLKLLALSRLYLDNVPHIEVSLLGMGLSLGELGLHAGADDINSIVIEENVLKNHGVTTIEEAESFIKNAGFTPYRRSLNFD from the coding sequence ATGGATTCCCTTTTGCAAAAAGTCGTTGACGGCGAAGCCCGCCTGACCTCCGCCAAAGCCCTGGACTTGCTCAAAAAAGCCCCGTGGACCGAGGTCGCCGAAGCGGCCCACGCCATGCGCCAAAAGCGCCTCCCCGGAGGGCGCGTGGGCTATACCGCCTTCCGCATTGTGAACTACACGAACGTTTGCGAAGTCACTTGCAGTTTTTGCAGTTTTTGCCGCCCCGCCAAAAGCGCCGACGCCTACGTGCTTAGTTTGGACGAAATCCGGCAAAAGACAATCGAAGCGAAGGCGAAGGGCGCCGACCAGATTTTTTTGCAGGGCGGCGTCAACCGCGAGATTCCGCTCGGCTACTACACCGATGTGCTGAAAATGCTCACGCAAGAGATGGGCGTCAAGGTACGCGGTTTTTCGCCGGTGGAACTTGTTCGCATTGCGGAATTCAACCAAATGCCACTCGAACAATTGTTGGACCTTTTCAAGGGAGCGGGCCTCTCGAGCGTCCCAGGGGCCGGAGCCGAGATTCTCTCGGACCGCATGCGTGAATTCTTGAGCCCCCAAAAGCTCTCGGCAAAGGAATGGTGCGCCGCCATGGCCGCCTGCCACAAAAAGGGCCTCCCCGGCAGCGCAAACATCGTGTTCGGGAGCATCGAGACGCCCGAAGAAATCGTGGAGCACCTGGAATACGTGCGCTCCACGCAAGATATCGCGGGCGGTTTCAAGAGTTTTGTGGTGTGGACGTTCCAGCCGCAAACCAACAAGTTCCCCATCCGCCACGTGCGCGGCGATGAGTACCTCAAACTGCTCGCGCTCAGCCGCCTCTACCTCGACAACGTGCCGCACATCGAAGTCTCGCTCCTCGGCATGGGACTCTCCCTGGGCGAACTCGGGCTCCATGCGGGCGCCGACGACATCAACAGCATTGTGATCGAGGAGAACGTGCTCAAAAACCACGGGGTCACCACCATCGAAGAGGCGGAATCGTTCATCAAGAACGCCGGGTTCACCCCCTACCGACGCTCCCTCAACTTTGATTGA
- a CDS encoding BatD family protein: MKRILLICLAFAAIASARPSLQVDKDRIEAGQTFHLQLIMPLQELPESRGVPQLETRNGFTFLSLDSSDQVIRPGMEDMFESFFGGGARAYKARVYSFSVRAPKKTGQIDVGQITWEIGGQPQVISSRIPVSVQKSYNDDAISVSLTPSKKTIYEGEQFSVTLGFHTYEHFEGGLQATDMNTGNDFIVHRSDLNNMEFKPVEGARREMQASAKFAWLSPTKSGTLQIPPFKFKYTKRGEPKVVEEKKQMGGMSFTSRSVRQESVEAEANSPTINITVKPLPAEGKPADFSGMVGDYKFTADFDRTQLKVGEALTLAIVIKGDGTPGTITDPKLPDFGDFRSVPPENNISKKIAGNKVITTKEIKVFLYPKKKGTFEIPAISYSWFNPSKKKYESTVAGPWTIEVEKGEAVAEAMFQSPAAAVGPAAVQKQEIESLGSDIRFIHQVTGKAESGTPHRNITFWVAFAAAIPFYFIVSFLITRRRKHNSDAALVRKGKANKMLKEKFAHARAALQKGDGKAFFAALENGLIDYLSNLTNQEFKGMTRPQMKEELEKLGVKAETVTAIDSWLEKCSFVRFAPVTASADEQAQMLKDVEKLCEGLNILK, translated from the coding sequence ATGAAACGTATTTTGCTGATTTGCCTCGCTTTTGCAGCTATAGCCAGCGCCCGCCCGAGCCTCCAAGTTGACAAGGACCGCATCGAGGCCGGCCAGACTTTCCATTTGCAGTTGATTATGCCCTTGCAGGAACTCCCTGAATCCAGGGGCGTGCCGCAGCTCGAAACCCGCAACGGCTTTACCTTCCTGAGTCTTGACAGTAGCGACCAGGTGATCCGCCCCGGCATGGAAGACATGTTCGAGTCGTTTTTTGGCGGCGGGGCACGAGCCTACAAGGCGCGCGTCTATTCGTTCAGCGTCCGCGCCCCTAAAAAGACGGGGCAGATCGACGTCGGTCAAATCACTTGGGAAATAGGCGGCCAGCCGCAAGTCATCAGCAGCCGCATTCCCGTGAGCGTGCAAAAATCGTACAACGACGACGCAATCTCTGTGAGCCTCACGCCCAGCAAAAAGACCATTTACGAAGGCGAACAGTTCAGCGTGACCCTCGGGTTCCATACCTACGAGCACTTCGAAGGCGGTCTGCAGGCCACCGACATGAACACCGGCAACGACTTCATTGTACACCGGAGCGACCTCAACAATATGGAATTCAAGCCCGTCGAAGGCGCCCGCCGCGAAATGCAGGCGAGCGCCAAGTTCGCCTGGCTCTCCCCCACCAAAAGCGGCACATTGCAAATCCCGCCGTTCAAGTTCAAGTACACCAAGCGCGGCGAGCCCAAGGTGGTCGAAGAGAAAAAGCAGATGGGCGGCATGTCGTTCACCAGCCGCAGCGTAAGGCAAGAATCGGTGGAGGCCGAGGCCAACTCGCCCACCATCAACATTACCGTAAAGCCGCTCCCCGCCGAGGGCAAGCCCGCCGATTTCTCGGGAATGGTGGGCGACTACAAATTCACAGCCGACTTTGACCGCACGCAACTCAAGGTGGGCGAAGCGCTCACACTCGCCATCGTAATCAAGGGCGACGGAACGCCGGGCACCATCACCGACCCCAAGCTTCCCGACTTTGGCGACTTCCGCTCGGTGCCGCCCGAGAACAACATCTCAAAAAAAATTGCCGGGAACAAGGTCATTACGACCAAAGAGATCAAGGTGTTCCTCTACCCCAAAAAGAAGGGTACATTCGAAATCCCCGCCATAAGCTACTCCTGGTTCAACCCTTCTAAAAAGAAGTACGAGTCCACCGTCGCGGGCCCCTGGACCATCGAAGTCGAAAAGGGTGAAGCCGTCGCCGAGGCCATGTTCCAATCCCCCGCCGCCGCAGTTGGCCCCGCCGCCGTGCAAAAGCAAGAAATCGAATCGCTGGGTTCCGACATCCGCTTCATTCACCAAGTCACGGGCAAGGCCGAGTCGGGCACCCCGCACAGGAACATCACCTTCTGGGTCGCCTTTGCCGCCGCCATCCCGTTCTACTTTATTGTATCGTTCCTCATCACGCGCCGCCGCAAGCACAACAGCGACGCCGCCCTCGTGCGCAAGGGCAAAGCGAACAAGATGCTCAAAGAAAAGTTCGCGCACGCCCGCGCGGCATTGCAAAAGGGCGACGGCAAGGCATTTTTTGCCGCCCTCGAGAACGGGCTCATCGATTACCTGAGCAACCTCACGAACCAGGAATTCAAGGGCATGACCCGCCCGCAAATGAAGGAGGAACTCGAAAAGCTCGGCGTGAAGGCGGAGACCGTCACGGCCATAGACAGCTGGCTCGAAAAATGCTCCTTTGTGCGATTCGCCCCGGTAACGGCGAGCGCCGACGAACAGGCGCAAATGCTCAAGGACGTCGAAAAGCTCTGCGAAGGGCTGAACATTTTAAAATAG
- a CDS encoding Mrp/NBP35 family ATP-binding protein: MTLNEQTILKALSAVQDPDLHKNIVELGFVQNMKIEGTCVSFELKLTTPACPIRDRFKDQSIAIVKSLGATEVVVTLTSSQGRVGDENAATKAPQNSHIGEVAHVVAVASGKGGVGKSTVTANLAMALSLSGARVGILDADIYGPSMGLMFGIDKAPVVHDDNSISPVEAKGGISIVSMCMFADSDKATIWRGPMVSQMIQHFIHHVRWGKLDYLLVDFPPGTGDIQLTLTQNCPMAGAVVVTTPQEVALADCRKGIAMFDSVGVPVIGVVENMSYFICDGCGKRHNIFPAGGGERIAQKWGVPLIGKIPMEPAVAGCGDEGAPAVLRYPNSESAKVFMQTADTVVRALAVFDAEGDGVLKNFNYEFEQLPVEEA, from the coding sequence ATGACGCTGAACGAACAAACCATTTTGAAGGCGCTCTCTGCTGTGCAGGATCCGGACCTCCACAAGAACATTGTGGAGCTTGGCTTTGTGCAGAATATGAAAATCGAGGGAACCTGCGTTTCGTTTGAACTCAAACTTACGACCCCGGCTTGCCCTATTCGCGATCGCTTCAAGGACCAGAGCATTGCGATTGTAAAGTCCTTGGGGGCGACCGAGGTGGTGGTAACGCTCACCAGCAGTCAAGGCCGGGTTGGCGACGAGAACGCGGCGACCAAGGCTCCGCAAAATTCCCACATTGGCGAAGTCGCGCATGTGGTGGCGGTGGCCAGCGGCAAGGGCGGCGTGGGCAAGTCGACTGTGACCGCGAACCTCGCCATGGCCTTGAGCCTTTCGGGGGCGCGCGTGGGCATTTTGGACGCCGACATTTACGGCCCCAGCATGGGTCTCATGTTCGGCATCGACAAGGCACCCGTGGTCCATGACGACAACTCCATTTCGCCGGTCGAGGCGAAGGGCGGCATTAGCATTGTCTCTATGTGCATGTTTGCCGATAGCGACAAGGCGACCATCTGGCGCGGCCCCATGGTGAGCCAAATGATCCAGCACTTTATCCATCACGTGCGTTGGGGCAAACTCGACTACCTGCTGGTCGACTTCCCTCCAGGAACGGGCGACATCCAGCTTACGCTCACGCAAAACTGCCCCATGGCGGGCGCCGTGGTGGTGACGACCCCGCAAGAGGTCGCACTTGCCGACTGCCGCAAGGGAATCGCCATGTTCGACTCGGTGGGAGTCCCCGTGATTGGCGTCGTCGAGAACATGAGTTACTTTATTTGCGACGGTTGCGGCAAGCGCCACAACATATTCCCCGCGGGCGGCGGCGAACGCATTGCCCAAAAGTGGGGCGTGCCCCTCATTGGCAAAATCCCCATGGAACCTGCGGTGGCGGGCTGTGGCGACGAGGGGGCTCCGGCGGTGCTGCGCTACCCGAACTCCGAATCGGCGAAGGTCTTTATGCAAACCGCCGACACGGTGGTGAGGGCGCTCGCTGTGTTCGATGCCGAGGGCGACGGCGTGCTCAAGAACTTCAACTACGAATTTGAACAACTGCCGGTGGAGGAAGCATGA
- a CDS encoding esterase, with protein MGLSVAILATAANAFILTGKVSDEKGTAVKGASVSLTGLNLSTKTDGVGAFTLRDTEIMALNAAFVPGFVNVKNGVLSYLQASSDPVQVQIFDAVGNRVLNKVFAGSGSVDLRGFVKAEGTYFARVRMGSAMQNIKFTANGSYGSSFGKPVVRSLAKEGGENLQVVAEGFDTLNVALTNLDTNLALTLTKPKGAEPEYAYGWGLKNDPVPTRGCGKAAPGNIPKSGSWDFQWSKGKRTVRIDIPDNYDNNKPYKLVFGMHCMGGWAGGVQQEGYYGLKPLDTEKTAIFIAPEGNGNQAPWGQDDYTLFDELLAFMESNYCIDSSRVFSTGFSYGSMFSNGLSWNHQDVLRAVAVYETAERNIWLPQRQNKGIGWMGVLGLQDNLCTPTMGRAARDIILELNSEGGKAKNERAQEYSGNGPHVCYDYTTVEERFPVRWCTQNGGHIWDHKDPGQNKSWVPQATWDFFNKF; from the coding sequence ATGGGATTATCTGTCGCCATTTTGGCGACTGCCGCTAACGCATTTATTTTGACCGGCAAAGTGTCGGACGAAAAAGGAACTGCCGTCAAGGGCGCATCGGTCAGCCTGACCGGGCTCAATCTTTCGACAAAAACCGATGGCGTGGGGGCGTTTACGCTCCGCGATACTGAGATTATGGCGCTTAACGCGGCCTTCGTCCCGGGATTCGTCAACGTGAAAAACGGCGTGCTCTCGTACCTGCAGGCGAGTTCTGACCCGGTGCAGGTGCAGATTTTTGACGCTGTGGGCAACCGCGTTTTGAACAAGGTCTTTGCGGGTTCCGGTTCGGTGGACCTGCGCGGCTTTGTAAAGGCCGAGGGCACTTACTTTGCCCGCGTGCGCATGGGCTCCGCTATGCAAAACATCAAGTTTACTGCCAACGGCAGCTACGGTTCCTCTTTTGGGAAGCCTGTGGTGCGTAGCCTCGCTAAGGAAGGCGGCGAAAACCTGCAGGTGGTGGCCGAGGGCTTTGACACCTTGAACGTGGCGCTCACGAACCTCGATACCAACCTCGCCTTGACGCTCACCAAGCCCAAGGGCGCCGAGCCCGAATACGCCTACGGATGGGGCCTCAAGAACGACCCCGTTCCGACTCGTGGTTGTGGCAAGGCTGCTCCGGGAAACATCCCCAAGAGTGGTAGCTGGGACTTCCAGTGGAGCAAGGGCAAACGCACCGTTCGTATTGACATTCCCGACAATTACGACAACAATAAGCCCTACAAGCTCGTGTTCGGCATGCATTGCATGGGTGGCTGGGCCGGCGGCGTGCAGCAAGAAGGCTATTATGGTTTGAAACCGCTTGATACCGAAAAAACGGCCATCTTCATTGCTCCGGAGGGCAACGGCAATCAGGCTCCGTGGGGTCAAGATGATTACACGTTGTTCGATGAACTTTTGGCTTTTATGGAATCTAATTATTGTATTGACTCGAGCCGCGTGTTCTCCACCGGTTTCAGCTACGGCTCCATGTTCAGTAATGGGCTTTCTTGGAACCACCAGGACGTGCTCCGCGCCGTTGCCGTCTACGAAACCGCCGAACGCAACATTTGGCTCCCGCAGCGCCAGAACAAGGGCATCGGCTGGATGGGCGTGCTCGGCCTGCAAGACAACCTCTGCACTCCGACAATGGGTCGCGCTGCTCGCGATATCATCTTGGAACTCAACTCCGAAGGCGGCAAGGCGAAAAACGAACGCGCCCAGGAATACAGCGGCAACGGTCCGCACGTCTGCTACGATTACACGACAGTTGAAGAACGTTTCCCGGTCCGCTGGTGCACGCAGAACGGCGGCCACATCTGGGACCACAAGGATCCTGGCCAGAACAAGTCCTGGGTTCCGCAGGCCACATGGGATTTCTTCAACAAGTTCTAA